A single Rhodoflexus caldus DNA region contains:
- a CDS encoding helix-turn-helix domain-containing protein, which yields MLSKIDTALLAYLHELIIKGRAGMPSEIAKRLGIGERTLYRYLKRLKDMGAPLSFCRRRRRYVYTSEWQLPAP from the coding sequence ATGCTTTCCAAGATAGATACCGCTCTGCTGGCTTATCTTCATGAACTCATTATCAAAGGACGCGCCGGCATGCCATCGGAAATAGCAAAACGCCTGGGCATAGGCGAGCGAACACTGTACCGCTACCTGAAACGACTCAAAGACATGGGGGCGCCGCTGTCCTTCTGTCGCCGTCGCAGGCGCTATGTTTACACAAGCGAATGGCAATTACCTGCCCCATAA
- a CDS encoding carbohydrate binding family 9 domain-containing protein produces the protein MRCIFTVALFAGILLCSFNGAQAQSSAAHKEAMSIRIQKANTKITLDGVLDEPEWDVAEKVGNFFQYFPFDSSYSDAKTEVRMTYDEQFVYVGATCYNDLKGNYLISSLRRDFRGPAYDGFTVVIDPFCDRTNGFFFGISPFGVQREGLIANGGSSSADFALSWDNKWYAETKIHPGGWTVEIAIPFKTLRFKENADKWFVNFYRIDSKYNERSTWVPIPRNFQLYSLAYTAELLWDKPLKKPGSNLVVIPYAAGGISKQHLAGTDTHYQRSVGMDAKVAVTPALNLDLTVNPDFSQVEVDRQVTNLDRFEIFFPERRQFFLENADLFADFGMNRLRPFFSRRIGVAIDQRTGQNIQNTIHFGARLSGKLNSNWRTGLMTMQAAPDDAIGLPGYNYSVAALQRKVFSRSNIGGIFVNKETFAPITEPDPTKRPMRFHRLAGIDYNLASKSNEWTGKFFFHKSIAEESLPEAFVHGANLVYSKPTLTVEWTHQVVGKNYTAPVGFVPRNNFRRIAPRIVRNFFPNSKTINRYGFFAVTDVTWNAENGLTDHNISLGNTVRFRSTAEFDVALSRDYTLLFRPFDPTNTGGERLPTGTAYTYYSLSANYSGDTRNNFYYNLQTYMGQFFNGNRMGFSGDLNYRIQPYALLSLDFTYNRLRFPAPYNSADLWLLGPRFDVTFSRALFLTAFFQYNSQINNININTRLQWRFKPVSDFFLVYTDNYFADTLLVKNRALVAKLTYWLNI, from the coding sequence TTGCGCTGTATTTTTACTGTTGCCCTTTTCGCGGGCATTCTTTTGTGTAGTTTCAACGGTGCGCAGGCGCAGTCCTCGGCTGCCCACAAAGAGGCGATGTCTATCCGTATTCAAAAGGCAAATACCAAAATTACCCTCGACGGTGTGCTAGACGAACCCGAATGGGACGTAGCTGAAAAAGTCGGCAACTTTTTTCAGTATTTTCCTTTTGACAGTTCGTATTCGGATGCCAAAACCGAAGTGCGGATGACCTACGACGAGCAGTTTGTCTATGTAGGGGCAACCTGCTACAACGATTTGAAAGGCAATTACTTAATTTCCTCGCTGCGGCGCGACTTTCGCGGGCCTGCCTACGACGGTTTTACGGTTGTTATTGACCCGTTTTGCGACCGTACCAACGGCTTTTTCTTTGGTATCAGCCCGTTTGGGGTGCAGCGCGAAGGTCTGATTGCTAATGGGGGCAGCAGTTCGGCCGATTTTGCCCTTTCGTGGGACAATAAATGGTATGCCGAAACAAAAATACATCCGGGAGGCTGGACCGTGGAGATTGCCATTCCCTTTAAAACCCTGCGATTCAAAGAGAATGCGGACAAATGGTTTGTCAATTTTTATCGCATAGACAGCAAATATAATGAACGCTCTACATGGGTGCCGATTCCGCGCAATTTTCAGTTGTATTCGCTGGCCTACACTGCCGAACTGCTCTGGGACAAGCCACTGAAAAAGCCCGGCTCCAATCTGGTGGTTATTCCCTATGCGGCGGGCGGCATTTCCAAGCAACATCTTGCCGGAACCGATACCCATTATCAGCGCAGCGTCGGCATGGATGCCAAAGTGGCGGTTACACCTGCGCTTAACTTAGACCTGACCGTCAACCCTGATTTTTCACAGGTAGAGGTGGACAGGCAAGTTACTAATTTAGACCGCTTTGAAATTTTCTTCCCCGAAAGACGGCAATTTTTTCTGGAAAACGCAGATTTATTTGCCGATTTTGGCATGAATCGCTTGCGGCCTTTCTTTTCGCGGCGGATTGGGGTTGCCATAGACCAGCGCACCGGGCAAAACATCCAGAACACCATCCACTTCGGTGCGCGCCTGAGCGGCAAGCTGAACAGCAACTGGCGCACCGGCCTAATGACCATGCAGGCCGCTCCCGATGATGCCATCGGTCTGCCGGGCTATAACTATTCGGTGGCTGCGTTGCAACGCAAGGTATTCAGCCGCTCCAATATCGGCGGCATCTTTGTCAATAAAGAAACCTTTGCGCCCATCACCGAACCCGACCCGACGAAGCGCCCCATGCGTTTCCATCGGCTGGCAGGAATTGACTACAACCTCGCTTCCAAAAGCAACGAATGGACAGGTAAGTTTTTCTTCCATAAAAGCATAGCGGAAGAAAGCCTTCCCGAAGCCTTCGTACATGGTGCTAACTTAGTTTACAGCAAGCCCACACTCACGGTGGAGTGGACGCATCAGGTAGTTGGGAAAAACTACACCGCCCCTGTGGGCTTTGTGCCGCGCAATAATTTCCGACGCATTGCACCGCGCATTGTGCGCAACTTTTTCCCCAATTCCAAAACCATTAACCGCTACGGCTTTTTTGCCGTTACAGATGTTACCTGGAATGCGGAAAATGGCCTGACTGACCATAATATTTCGTTGGGTAATACGGTGCGCTTTCGCAGTACAGCCGAATTTGATGTGGCACTTTCACGCGATTATACCCTGCTTTTCCGCCCTTTTGACCCCACCAATACAGGCGGCGAGCGACTGCCAACGGGCACGGCTTACACCTATTACAGCCTGAGCGCCAACTATTCGGGCGATACACGCAACAACTTTTACTACAACCTGCAAACCTATATGGGGCAGTTTTTCAATGGCAACCGCATGGGATTTTCAGGCGATTTGAACTATCGCATTCAGCCATATGCACTGCTGTCGCTGGATTTTACCTATAACAGGCTGCGCTTTCCTGCGCCATACAACAGTGCCGACTTGTGGCTGCTCGGCCCCCGATTTGACGTAACATTCAGTCGCGCGCTCTTCCTGACCGCGTTTTTTCAGTACAACAGCCAGATTAACAACATCAACATCAACACGCGCCTGCAATGGCGGTTTAAACCCGTTTCCGACTTCTTTCTGGTATATACCGATAACTACTTTGCCGATACACTGCTCGTAAAAAATCGGGCATTGGTTGCTAAGCTGACCTATTGGTTAAATATTTGA
- a CDS encoding c-type cytochrome, translating into MKTLLFILAQVPVPKDLDLPLPMPEWFLVGVLVVSFLLHIIFVDLMVGGVLLTLWFEWKGLRNKGYDALAHEIAKTVTVNKSLAVVLGVAPLLAINTLYTIYFYSANALTGLAWIMIIPLVTVAFLLTYAHKYSWEKLAQQKELHLAIIGVSALIFLFIPFIFLTNVNLMLFPEKWGTVKGFLEALMLPNVLPRYLFFIVGTLAVTGLFLFWYFGRQSYEFEEKLPDLNRYQVRKMFYGLAFGALAVQVALVGPILISTLPSKGISPTLVVTLLAGVALVAPALYWMWQDMTSPNPVHLDRHFGKVASLMLVTVLVMGSGRHIYRANAIEPHRELMAEKTAAYRELIAQHAQAMQNNPSGELLADAGGSAGEAVFQKNCSACHAQDVKVVGPPVTEMVSIYKNDPEGLKKWIKAPGKKRSDAPQMPGFAQLSDDELQALSEYILHIN; encoded by the coding sequence ATGAAAACCTTGCTGTTCATATTAGCGCAAGTTCCCGTTCCGAAAGATTTGGACTTGCCTCTGCCCATGCCCGAATGGTTTTTGGTGGGCGTGCTGGTGGTGTCGTTCCTGCTGCACATCATTTTCGTGGATTTGATGGTCGGCGGCGTGCTGCTCACCCTCTGGTTTGAGTGGAAAGGCTTGCGCAACAAAGGCTACGACGCGCTGGCACACGAAATTGCCAAAACCGTTACGGTGAACAAAAGCCTTGCCGTAGTGTTGGGCGTTGCCCCGCTGCTGGCTATCAACACGCTGTACACCATCTATTTCTACTCTGCCAATGCCCTCACGGGGCTTGCGTGGATTATGATTATTCCGTTGGTTACGGTGGCTTTCCTGCTGACCTATGCCCACAAATATTCTTGGGAAAAGTTGGCACAGCAAAAAGAATTGCATTTAGCCATTATCGGCGTATCGGCACTGATTTTCCTGTTCATTCCGTTCATTTTTCTGACCAACGTAAACCTGATGCTTTTCCCCGAAAAATGGGGAACGGTGAAGGGCTTTTTGGAAGCGTTGATGTTGCCTAACGTGCTGCCGCGCTATCTGTTCTTCATCGTCGGCACGCTGGCGGTTACGGGGCTGTTCCTGTTTTGGTATTTCGGTCGGCAATCGTATGAATTTGAGGAAAAATTGCCCGATTTGAACCGCTACCAAGTGCGCAAAATGTTCTACGGGCTGGCGTTCGGTGCGCTGGCGGTTCAGGTGGCATTGGTCGGTCCGATTCTGATTAGCACGCTGCCTTCCAAAGGCATCAGCCCTACGCTGGTAGTTACGCTGCTGGCAGGTGTAGCCTTAGTAGCTCCTGCACTGTATTGGATGTGGCAAGATATGACTTCGCCCAACCCCGTTCATTTGGACAGGCACTTCGGCAAGGTGGCTTCCCTGATGCTGGTAACCGTATTGGTAATGGGTAGCGGCAGACACATCTACCGCGCCAATGCCATAGAGCCGCACCGCGAACTGATGGCAGAGAAAACCGCTGCTTACCGCGAACTGATAGCGCAACACGCCCAAGCCATGCAAAACAACCCGAGCGGCGAACTGCTTGCCGACGCGGGCGGCAGCGCAGGCGAAGCCGTCTTTCAGAAAAATTGCAGTGCCTGCCATGCGCAAGATGTTAAAGTGGTTGGTCCGCCCGTTACCGAAATGGTCAGCATTTACAAAAATGACCCCGAAGGACTCAAAAAGTGGATTAAAGCCCCCGGCAAAAAGCGCAGCGATGCGCCCCAAATGCCCGGCTTTGCCCAACTTTCCGATGATGAACTGCAAGCGCTTTCCGAATACATTTTGCACATCAACTAA
- a CDS encoding DUF6787 family protein codes for MFERLKNKWQITSNAQLLAVLLTFTLAGSSVVWVRKFVFQLLGYTEATPVWIKTVTYLLLLFPSYQLLLLVYGTLLGQFRFFWNKEKALWHKLLHKPAHK; via the coding sequence ATGTTTGAGCGATTGAAAAACAAATGGCAAATTACAAGCAATGCCCAACTGCTTGCCGTTTTGCTGACCTTCACACTTGCCGGCAGCTCGGTAGTGTGGGTGCGGAAGTTCGTCTTCCAACTGTTGGGCTATACGGAAGCCACCCCCGTGTGGATAAAAACTGTTACGTACCTGCTCCTCCTGTTTCCTTCATACCAGCTGTTATTACTCGTTTACGGAACGCTGCTTGGGCAATTCCGATTCTTTTGGAACAAGGAAAAAGCCCTGTGGCACAAACTTTTACACAAACCTGCTCACAAGTAA
- a CDS encoding cytochrome c, with the protein MDFPIFHLDFLNNRVLIAIIAILHVLINHALAVGFIPMVTFMEWLGFKTQDERWDKLAYKIMFVGFVITTTIGAMTGVGIWLSSSLINPYSIGSLIRVFFFAWFTEWIVFVTEVVLILIYFLTWKKSNASFRSKGKHILLGVGLSVASWFTMAIIVGILGFMMDTGNWLTERSLVHGFTNPIYLPQLAFRTPLAMVMAGAMGLFLTIVFTKKGEEIRYKALRFLGGWMLFWMPFSLAASLWYYKVIPTLMIGNMAVAVGTQDFQDWYNLLTKFIFGALGVSFIVALASRWKPQQVPAYAYVVPVIVMLGFAGIFERIREFIRKPYVIGNYMYSNGIRVDEYPLLQKEGVLKFATYVKHREVTEANKVEAGKDVFMVACSRCHTTSGINSIVSVFDRMYGGKGQPFPQGAMKNYIKNMHNARYYMPPFPGNEKELDALVSYIAQLQVYPESIEGAQTAGTPVQTTPEEIKQLSERILARKESERNDKQLAEKSNTEANLKQ; encoded by the coding sequence ATGGACTTTCCTATATTTCACCTTGACTTTTTAAACAATCGCGTGCTGATAGCCATCATCGCTATTTTGCACGTGCTGATTAACCACGCGCTGGCAGTCGGTTTCATTCCTATGGTAACTTTTATGGAATGGCTTGGCTTCAAAACACAGGATGAGCGCTGGGACAAACTGGCTTACAAAATTATGTTTGTAGGCTTTGTTATCACCACTACCATTGGCGCAATGACGGGCGTGGGCATCTGGCTGTCTTCTTCGCTTATCAATCCTTATTCCATCGGCAGTCTGATTCGCGTGTTTTTCTTCGCATGGTTTACCGAATGGATTGTATTCGTTACCGAAGTCGTACTGATTCTGATTTATTTCCTCACATGGAAAAAATCCAATGCAAGTTTCCGCAGCAAAGGCAAGCACATTCTCTTGGGCGTAGGTCTGAGTGTTGCCTCATGGTTTACCATGGCAATTATTGTGGGCATTTTGGGCTTTATGATGGATACGGGCAACTGGCTGACCGAACGTTCGCTGGTGCACGGCTTCACTAACCCGATTTATTTGCCGCAACTTGCCTTCCGCACGCCGCTGGCAATGGTAATGGCAGGCGCAATGGGGCTTTTCCTGACCATTGTTTTCACCAAAAAAGGCGAAGAAATCCGCTACAAAGCCTTGCGATTCTTGGGCGGCTGGATGCTGTTCTGGATGCCGTTTTCGTTGGCTGCTTCGCTGTGGTACTACAAAGTCATCCCTACGCTGATGATTGGCAACATGGCGGTTGCGGTCGGTACGCAGGACTTTCAGGATTGGTACAACCTGCTGACCAAGTTCATATTCGGTGCGTTGGGCGTTTCCTTCATCGTGGCACTGGCAAGCCGTTGGAAGCCGCAGCAAGTCCCTGCCTACGCCTACGTAGTCCCCGTGATAGTGATGCTGGGCTTTGCGGGCATCTTTGAGCGCATCCGCGAATTTATCCGCAAACCCTACGTTATCGGTAACTACATGTATTCCAACGGCATACGGGTAGATGAATACCCGCTCTTGCAAAAAGAAGGCGTGCTCAAATTTGCCACCTACGTGAAGCACCGCGAAGTTACCGAAGCCAACAAAGTAGAAGCGGGTAAAGATGTGTTCATGGTAGCGTGCAGCCGCTGCCACACCACAAGCGGCATTAACTCTATCGTTTCGGTGTTTGACCGCATGTACGGCGGCAAGGGGCAGCCGTTCCCGCAAGGAGCAATGAAAAACTACATCAAAAACATGCACAATGCCCGCTACTACATGCCGCCCTTCCCCGGCAATGAAAAAGAGTTGGACGCATTGGTGTCATACATTGCGCAGTTGCAGGTCTATCCTGAAAGCATAGAGGGCGCACAAACTGCCGGAACGCCCGTGCAAACAACCCCCGAAGAGATTAAACAACTTTCCGAACGCATACTTGCCCGCAAAGAAAGTGAGCGCAACGACAAGCAACTTGCCGAAAAAAGCAACACGGAAGCCAATTTGAAACAATAA
- the kdsB gene encoding 3-deoxy-manno-octulosonate cytidylyltransferase has protein sequence MNQILGIIPARYASTRFPGKVLADIAGKTMLRRVYEQVSGCSSLAKVVVATDHELVAEEVQRFGGEVVFTHEDHPSGTDRCFEALQKTAGHFSHVINIQGDEPFIKPSQIDLVAEALQREGADIATLIIKVDTTEQLTDPGEAKVVLKANGEAIYFSRQAIPHLRGIPLENWLQHHTFYRHVGIYGYRSEVLEAITRLAPSPLEECEKLEQLRWLEHGYRIQTALTNEDSFCVETPEDLVRAVEMAELSGI, from the coding sequence ATGAATCAGATTCTGGGAATTATCCCTGCCCGCTATGCTTCTACACGCTTTCCGGGCAAAGTGCTGGCCGATATTGCCGGAAAAACCATGTTGCGCCGCGTATATGAACAGGTTAGCGGTTGTAGCTCGCTGGCCAAAGTGGTGGTTGCTACCGACCATGAATTAGTGGCAGAAGAAGTGCAACGCTTTGGCGGCGAAGTAGTTTTTACGCACGAAGACCATCCCAGTGGCACCGATCGCTGTTTTGAGGCGCTGCAAAAAACGGCAGGACATTTTTCACATGTCATCAATATTCAGGGCGACGAACCTTTCATCAAGCCCTCGCAAATAGACTTAGTGGCTGAGGCACTGCAACGCGAAGGTGCAGATATTGCCACGCTGATTATCAAAGTAGATACAACCGAACAACTCACCGACCCGGGCGAGGCCAAAGTAGTACTCAAAGCTAATGGTGAGGCTATTTATTTCAGCCGTCAGGCCATTCCGCACCTGCGCGGCATTCCGTTGGAGAACTGGCTGCAACACCACACTTTTTACCGCCATGTAGGTATTTACGGCTATCGCAGCGAGGTGCTGGAAGCCATTACGCGCCTTGCGCCTTCACCTTTGGAGGAATGTGAAAAATTAGAGCAACTGCGTTGGCTGGAACACGGCTATCGTATCCAGACAGCCCTCACCAACGAAGACAGTTTCTGCGTGGAAACTCCCGAAGACCTTGTAAGAGCTGTTGAAATGGCGGAACTCTCCGGTATATAA
- a CDS encoding serine protease has translation MNKKQFFLLILFFLTFNVNAQYHIHYFGKPMRKAPDKTDVPTFNMAFFDAKNILASEEANNRQKSKPTYQFGKTFDVSIDLLKQPQWKQEAKGRVFRYRIKAEGAKSISFAYKKFFLAENAWLKIYTPDSSMVMGPIAGGIFKTPDSFATDLLIGDESIIELFEPEGAIGTSVVQIEKVTLGYRDYFAAEQEAAISNGRTETALACQRNVICESNYTNESNAVALCFFGEDGYTGQLINNSGVISNANSQRPYFITAFHSIELAPALIASSTVFRFKYRSSQCNNNIIPPQSSWFVWSMGADVRAIHEATDVALLELRTGSLGVFGFNQMLANNGIWYLGWSRYNCGLNTSAAPVACLHHPRGDLMKISLSRLPVTTNLPPTFQIDPPYNPVNFNFVTFNSGSPQTIGAGTQPGSSGSGLLDQNKRLIGVLTGGAPVNPSCNNPDYSYYGRFDLAWEGGGTPNTRLKDWLDPGNLNVMTLNSSPANSTTTAGSPNFPVTNLISVSGAGMSVCQSGLGLGVIYV, from the coding sequence ATGAACAAAAAACAATTCTTTCTCTTGATTTTATTCTTTCTGACATTCAATGTAAATGCCCAGTACCATATACATTATTTCGGTAAGCCCATGCGAAAGGCTCCTGACAAGACCGATGTACCAACTTTTAACATGGCGTTTTTTGATGCAAAAAATATACTTGCTTCGGAAGAAGCAAATAATCGGCAAAAGTCAAAGCCAACTTATCAATTTGGTAAGACCTTTGACGTATCAATAGACTTGCTCAAACAGCCGCAATGGAAACAAGAAGCTAAGGGAAGGGTTTTCCGCTATAGAATCAAAGCTGAGGGAGCAAAGTCAATTAGCTTTGCTTATAAGAAATTTTTCCTGGCTGAAAATGCATGGCTGAAAATATACACACCTGACAGCAGTATGGTGATGGGTCCGATTGCGGGTGGAATATTTAAGACACCTGATTCATTTGCTACCGATCTATTAATCGGAGATGAAAGTATTATTGAACTTTTTGAACCGGAGGGAGCCATTGGAACATCTGTCGTTCAGATAGAAAAAGTTACTTTAGGCTACCGCGATTATTTTGCTGCTGAACAGGAAGCAGCTATTAGCAATGGCCGAACAGAAACAGCATTAGCCTGTCAGCGCAATGTCATTTGCGAAAGCAACTATACGAATGAATCTAATGCGGTAGCGTTATGCTTTTTTGGCGAAGATGGCTACACAGGACAACTGATTAATAACTCAGGAGTAATCTCTAACGCTAATTCACAAAGACCGTATTTCATAACTGCATTTCATAGTATTGAGCTCGCACCTGCTTTGATTGCATCTTCTACTGTTTTCAGATTTAAGTACCGAAGTTCGCAATGCAATAATAATATAATACCGCCCCAAAGTTCATGGTTTGTGTGGTCTATGGGAGCAGATGTAAGGGCAATTCATGAAGCTACCGATGTCGCACTTTTGGAACTCAGAACAGGTTCTTTAGGCGTATTTGGGTTCAATCAGATGCTTGCCAATAATGGAATCTGGTACTTGGGATGGTCGCGTTACAACTGTGGTCTGAATACATCTGCCGCGCCGGTAGCATGTCTTCATCACCCAAGAGGGGATTTGATGAAAATTTCGCTTTCCAGACTGCCTGTTACTACAAATCTTCCACCTACTTTTCAAATAGACCCTCCCTATAATCCTGTCAATTTTAATTTCGTAACCTTTAATAGTGGTAGCCCACAAACTATTGGTGCAGGCACTCAGCCTGGCTCTTCTGGTTCAGGCTTATTAGACCAAAATAAAAGACTTATAGGTGTATTAACAGGAGGAGCACCTGTGAACCCTTCTTGTAATAACCCAGACTACTCTTATTATGGTCGTTTTGATTTAGCCTGGGAAGGTGGTGGTACGCCAAATACACGCCTTAAGGACTGGTTAGATCCGGGTAATTTGAATGTTATGACTCTTAACTCATCACCTGCTAACTCTACTACAACTGCCGGAAGTCCAAACTTTCCTGTAACTAATTTGATAAGTGTTTCAGGAGCAGGTATGTCTGTATGTCAAAGCGGCTTAGGTTTAGGAGTTATATATGTATGA
- a CDS encoding tryptophan 2,3-dioxygenase family protein encodes MEINQIPDNILAQVRKLEEKYEVMGQDLSSYLDGLLYANYLTYWDYIHLDTLLSLQNPKTDFPDEMIFISYHQITELYFKLCLHEMRQLATASSPDAAMFVDKVRRISRYFKQLVSSFTVMVEGMEQAQFLKFRMSLLPSSGFQSAQYRMIEICATDFKNLVAKDFRPQIDTHTTIEEMYENVYWKKGATELATGKQTLTLKQFEAKYSEQLIGLAHRYRDCNLWRLYRTHFADHEAAKEALRELDALVNIDWPLAHLSSAMRYLKREPADIAATGGTNWQEYLPPRFQKRIFYPELWTTEEKNEWGKSWVIQKLKG; translated from the coding sequence ATGGAAATCAATCAGATACCCGATAACATTTTGGCGCAGGTCAGGAAACTGGAAGAAAAGTATGAGGTCATGGGACAAGATTTGTCATCCTATCTGGACGGCCTGCTCTATGCCAATTATCTCACCTACTGGGACTACATCCATCTGGATACCTTGCTCAGCCTGCAAAATCCGAAAACGGACTTCCCCGATGAAATGATATTTATTTCCTACCATCAGATTACGGAGCTGTATTTTAAACTTTGCCTGCACGAAATGCGCCAACTGGCCACTGCATCATCGCCCGATGCTGCTATGTTTGTTGATAAAGTTAGGCGAATTTCGCGATATTTTAAACAATTAGTCAGTTCTTTTACCGTAATGGTAGAAGGAATGGAGCAGGCGCAGTTTCTCAAATTCCGCATGTCGTTGCTGCCTTCCAGTGGCTTTCAGTCTGCACAATACCGCATGATAGAAATTTGTGCAACCGATTTTAAAAATCTGGTAGCAAAAGATTTTCGCCCGCAAATAGACACGCATACAACCATTGAGGAAATGTATGAAAACGTGTATTGGAAAAAGGGCGCAACAGAGCTGGCCACCGGCAAACAAACCCTGACACTCAAGCAATTTGAGGCTAAATATTCCGAGCAACTCATCGGGCTGGCACATCGTTACCGCGACTGCAACCTCTGGCGGCTCTACCGTACCCATTTTGCCGACCATGAAGCGGCTAAAGAAGCCCTCCGCGAATTAGACGCATTGGTGAATATTGACTGGCCGCTGGCACACCTGAGTTCTGCCATGCGCTACCTGAAACGCGAACCTGCCGACATTGCAGCCACAGGTGGCACAAATTGGCAAGAATATTTACCACCCCGCTTTCAGAAAAGAATTTTCTATCCTGAATTGTGGACAACAGAAGAAAAAAATGAATGGGGCAAAAGCTGGGTGATACAAAAGTTGAAGGGATAA
- a CDS encoding T9SS type A sorting domain-containing protein, translating into MYDGASTTSIPNLARIEQAQWSSTSSNVQVVANPSNGLTATVFANTFTGQWVTLMVRVRNCAGWSGWQSFQVFVCNGFSGWRFSYGPNPGDDILTIKAVPDETRTNTADLNGKQQVPPAFTAILFNNRAEEVLRGESDNNGQLTLSVSKLPRGVYFLHILGTSGELLEKKQIQIGAPLSY; encoded by the coding sequence ATGTATGATGGAGCATCCACTACTAGCATACCTAATTTAGCCAGAATTGAACAGGCTCAGTGGTCGTCAACATCGAGTAATGTACAGGTTGTTGCAAACCCATCTAATGGTCTTACTGCAACAGTATTTGCAAATACTTTTACAGGACAATGGGTTACCCTCATGGTAAGAGTTAGAAATTGTGCAGGATGGAGTGGCTGGCAATCGTTTCAGGTATTTGTCTGCAATGGCTTTAGTGGTTGGCGGTTTAGCTATGGCCCTAATCCGGGGGACGATATACTAACTATTAAAGCTGTACCCGATGAAACAAGAACAAATACGGCAGATTTGAACGGAAAACAACAAGTTCCACCAGCCTTTACTGCTATACTTTTTAACAATAGAGCAGAGGAAGTACTAAGAGGAGAATCGGACAACAATGGTCAACTAACTCTATCTGTCAGTAAATTACCAAGAGGGGTTTATTTCTTGCACATATTAGGGACTTCAGGAGAGCTATTAGAGAAGAAACAAATCCAGATAGGTGCTCCTTTGAGTTATTAA